A genomic region of Ktedonobacteraceae bacterium contains the following coding sequences:
- a CDS encoding GNAT family N-acetyltransferase yields the protein MKAIYLHSKQEIEAYLRRDTFLHIYSLGDLDDFFWQYTTWYALVNDQQEISAIALIYSGIHVPVLLALSEEPGDDLGELLQSISHLLPRHFYAHLSGDRAPIFERDYAIHSFGPHYKMALIYKERVDTIDISRVIPLTVSDLPALQALYQASYPVNSFDPRMLETGYYYGIRRGSDIISVAGIHVYSQRYKVAALGNVTTHPEFRGQGLGTAVCAKLCQALLHTVDHIGLNVKADNMSAISAYRRLGFEVVAEYGEYEMKLR from the coding sequence ATGAAAGCTATTTATCTGCATTCAAAACAAGAAATAGAGGCTTACCTGCGACGCGATACCTTCCTTCATATTTACTCGCTTGGTGATCTAGACGATTTTTTCTGGCAATACACAACCTGGTATGCCCTGGTCAATGATCAGCAAGAAATAAGCGCAATTGCGCTCATCTACTCAGGGATTCATGTTCCCGTCCTGCTGGCCCTTTCCGAAGAGCCCGGAGATGATCTGGGCGAATTACTGCAATCCATTTCGCATCTTCTACCCCGGCATTTCTATGCGCACCTCAGTGGGGACCGGGCTCCTATCTTCGAGAGAGACTACGCGATACATTCATTCGGACCGCATTACAAAATGGCGCTGATCTACAAAGAGCGGGTAGATACTATCGATATATCCAGAGTTATTCCACTCACCGTTTCCGACCTACCAGCCTTGCAAGCACTCTATCAGGCAAGCTATCCGGTCAATTCATTCGACCCGCGCATGCTCGAAACCGGCTACTATTACGGTATCCGGCGAGGTTCAGACATCATCAGCGTGGCAGGCATCCACGTCTATTCGCAACGTTACAAAGTAGCAGCTCTAGGCAATGTGACAACGCACCCCGAATTTCGTGGTCAGGGCCTGGGAACGGCAGTATGCGCGAAACTCTGCCAGGCTCTGCTGCATACAGTTGATCACATCGGATTGAATGTGAAGGCGGATAATATGAGCGCAATATCTGCTTATAGAAGGCTGGGATTTGAGGTTGTTGCGGAGTATGGGGAGTATGAGATGAAGTTGAGATAG
- a CDS encoding DUF2330 domain-containing protein, with product MMKRLAILVSALAFFLLQSQSALACGGLIAPDGDVHLTRASTLVAWHNGIEHYLTSFTYQGSESDIGWIVPLPAVPMKIEEGGAWTLQRLAIETQPQPTVVINASASMASPAQILQQVKIEALNITVIRGSGQAILNWATGNSFFLNGDTRDHLLTYAKGSPIFMAAKYDTAAAKARGQLEGDGVPILITMKTPNLWVPLEVLALDGQQVQADIYLLTDEPVNTSEVDAKIGQSAVGTEVPGAPGLKVAFQEQMTPTLYHDLSSDRNMSWVPSNGWLTYLSLDAPDTSVTYDMGVGTSGVIRIAHFGTPPAQVVTGPQSNALPGWLPTLPMGTPQFAESLLIMLGIVVALVLIFRARGRYLARQA from the coding sequence ATGATGAAACGACTTGCAATCCTTGTATCCGCGCTCGCATTCTTCCTATTGCAATCCCAATCCGCACTGGCTTGCGGCGGATTGATAGCACCCGATGGTGATGTGCATCTCACCCGCGCCAGCACACTTGTTGCGTGGCATAATGGCATCGAACACTACCTGACCAGTTTCACCTACCAGGGCAGTGAATCCGATATTGGTTGGATTGTACCTCTGCCTGCCGTACCCATGAAAATCGAAGAGGGGGGAGCCTGGACGCTGCAGCGACTCGCAATCGAAACGCAACCTCAGCCAACCGTAGTAATTAACGCTTCTGCAAGTATGGCATCCCCAGCGCAGATTTTGCAGCAGGTGAAGATCGAAGCGCTCAATATCACGGTGATCCGGGGTAGCGGACAGGCCATATTGAACTGGGCCACCGGCAACAGCTTCTTCCTGAACGGTGATACACGCGACCATCTGCTTACCTATGCGAAAGGCAGCCCGATTTTCATGGCCGCGAAATATGATACCGCGGCAGCGAAGGCACGCGGCCAGCTTGAAGGCGATGGCGTGCCCATCCTGATTACCATGAAGACCCCAAATTTGTGGGTACCCCTCGAGGTGCTGGCTCTGGATGGGCAGCAAGTGCAGGCCGACATTTACCTGCTGACCGATGAACCTGTTAATACAAGCGAGGTTGATGCGAAAATTGGACAATCCGCTGTGGGCACCGAAGTCCCAGGTGCGCCCGGTCTGAAAGTAGCATTTCAGGAACAGATGACTCCCACGCTTTACCACGACCTGTCAAGCGACCGCAATATGAGCTGGGTTCCATCAAATGGCTGGTTGACCTACCTGAGTCTCGATGCGCCTGATACATCGGTCACGTATGATATGGGCGTCGGTACTTCAGGTGTGATACGTATTGCCCATTTCGGCACCCCGCCGGCTCAGGTGGTCACTGGACCGCAATCAAACGCACTTCCGGGCTGGTTGCCAACACTGCCTATGGGAACTCCGCAGTTTGCCGAATCGCTGCTCATCATGCTGGGCATCGTCGTGGCGCTGGTCCTGATCTTCCGCGCGCGGGGGCGTTACCTGGCAAGACAAGCCTGA
- a CDS encoding GNAT family N-acetyltransferase, which produces MSEHQQARGHERWPLLESVNMIEMLSYLGTSPLAERHVTDEIEWVITGVWDNTFNGVVRAQLSEVHADQVIDEVTSRFRERDIPHLWFLNVDSRPANLEQLLLAHGWVRLRQGVGMAIDLSAILSPLPPPPGLSIERVVDEEGVTLWGTFHRYLEDNQRDEPRERLYISLGLDGDQPLRHYIAKLGGEPVGGLSLFLGREAAGIYNVEVAPAKQRQGVGTAMTRAVLEEASKLGYRVGVLGPTPESRSMYERLGFVLHGQALSMYWYPHQP; this is translated from the coding sequence ATGAGTGAACACCAACAAGCAAGAGGTCATGAGCGCTGGCCGTTGCTGGAATCCGTCAATATGATCGAGATGCTGTCCTACCTGGGCACCTCACCATTGGCCGAAAGGCATGTGACCGATGAGATTGAGTGGGTCATCACCGGGGTCTGGGACAACACCTTTAATGGAGTGGTACGGGCGCAACTCTCGGAGGTGCATGCCGATCAGGTAATCGACGAAGTGACTTCGCGCTTTCGGGAACGAGACATTCCCCACCTGTGGTTTCTCAATGTAGATAGCCGTCCTGCCAATCTGGAGCAACTCCTCCTGGCACATGGCTGGGTACGCTTGCGTCAGGGCGTAGGAATGGCCATCGATCTTTCGGCCATCCTTTCCCCCCTCCCGCCACCACCAGGTCTGAGCATCGAGCGCGTCGTTGATGAAGAGGGGGTGACGCTCTGGGGTACCTTCCATCGCTACCTGGAGGACAACCAGCGGGACGAACCTCGCGAGCGGCTCTACATCAGCCTGGGTCTGGACGGAGATCAACCCCTGCGTCACTACATCGCAAAGTTGGGTGGAGAGCCTGTGGGGGGCCTCTCGCTCTTTCTTGGACGAGAGGCTGCGGGCATCTATAACGTTGAGGTTGCGCCGGCAAAACAGCGTCAGGGGGTGGGAACAGCCATGACACGAGCGGTTCTGGAAGAAGCGAGCAAGCTTGGCTATCGTGTCGGAGTACTCGGTCCAACGCCCGAGAGCCGCTCTATGTATGAGCGCCTGGGCTTCGTGCTGCACGGGCAGGCTCTGTCGATGTACTGGTATCCGCACCAGCCATAG
- a CDS encoding DUF2795 domain-containing protein, which translates to MAVNPIQLQKYLKGVNYPVSKKDLIKQAEQNGADQKVLETLKQLPDKQFEGPSGVSKAIGDIDNKK; encoded by the coding sequence ATGGCAGTTAACCCAATTCAGCTGCAGAAATACCTGAAAGGTGTGAATTACCCCGTCAGCAAGAAAGACCTGATCAAGCAGGCCGAGCAGAATGGCGCCGACCAGAAGGTGCTTGAAACGCTTAAGCAATTGCCTGACAAGCAATTCGAGGGACCTTCCGGTGTCAGTAAAGCCATCGGTGACATAGATAACAAAAAATAG
- a CDS encoding NAD-dependent succinate-semialdehyde dehydrogenase, with translation MSIQSINPATGEVIETFEPYTEAQINEALDQTRNAFRQWRETSFAERGALFRRIASHLRDHKAELARTATLEMGKPIVESEAEVEKCAWNCEYYAENAEKFLADQHISTNATDSYVSFQPLGVVLALMPWNFPYWQVFRFAAPALMAGNTSVLKHASNVSRCALEIEKMFVESGFPQGVFKTVLVPGAETDKLITDPRIAAVTLTGSDAAGVVVASTSGRVLKKNVLELGGSDAFIVLEDADLDAAAQMAVRARYQNTGQSCIAAKRFIVVDSVADAFEQKFVEAASKLRVGDPLERETQIGPMARGDLRESLEKQVCDSVEMGAKVILGGKPLKGKGYFYAPTILTNVTPQMPMFREETFGPAAAVIRARDTQHAIELANDSQFGLGGNLWTSNIERGRELARHLESGAVFINGMTASDPRLPFGGVKRSGYGRELSSFGIHEFVNIQTVWIGPTVNPAPTKTPSE, from the coding sequence ATGAGCATTCAATCCATAAATCCGGCCACCGGAGAAGTCATTGAAACCTTCGAGCCTTATACCGAGGCGCAGATCAATGAAGCGCTTGACCAGACCCGCAATGCATTTCGGCAATGGCGCGAGACATCGTTTGCCGAACGCGGCGCGCTCTTTCGCCGCATCGCCAGCCACCTGCGCGATCATAAAGCCGAACTGGCGCGCACCGCGACACTAGAAATGGGCAAGCCCATTGTTGAATCGGAGGCCGAAGTTGAGAAGTGCGCCTGGAACTGCGAATACTATGCGGAGAATGCTGAAAAGTTCCTGGCAGACCAGCATATCTCTACGAATGCGACCGATAGTTACGTCTCGTTTCAACCACTCGGCGTCGTGCTGGCCTTGATGCCCTGGAACTTTCCCTACTGGCAGGTCTTTCGCTTTGCCGCGCCTGCATTGATGGCAGGCAATACCAGCGTTCTCAAACATGCCTCGAATGTCTCTCGCTGCGCGTTGGAGATCGAGAAGATGTTTGTGGAAAGTGGCTTCCCGCAAGGTGTCTTCAAGACGGTGCTGGTGCCGGGTGCGGAGACGGATAAGCTGATTACCGATCCGCGTATCGCCGCTGTCACGCTGACCGGCAGCGATGCGGCAGGTGTCGTGGTGGCATCGACAAGCGGGCGCGTGCTGAAGAAAAATGTGCTGGAACTGGGCGGCTCGGACGCTTTCATCGTGCTGGAAGATGCCGACCTCGATGCCGCTGCGCAAATGGCGGTGCGGGCTCGCTACCAGAACACCGGCCAGAGCTGCATCGCAGCCAAACGTTTCATCGTCGTCGATTCAGTGGCAGATGCGTTTGAGCAGAAATTTGTCGAGGCCGCCTCGAAGCTGCGGGTGGGCGACCCGCTTGAGCGTGAGACGCAAATCGGGCCAATGGCGCGTGGCGACCTCCGTGAGTCATTGGAGAAGCAGGTGTGCGACTCCGTTGAGATGGGGGCGAAAGTCATACTCGGCGGCAAACCTCTTAAAGGCAAGGGCTACTTCTATGCTCCAACGATTTTGACCAATGTGACTCCGCAGATGCCTATGTTCCGTGAGGAAACATTTGGTCCCGCGGCTGCCGTCATTCGCGCCCGCGATACCCAGCACGCTATTGAACTCGCCAACGATTCGCAATTTGGCCTGGGCGGTAACCTGTGGACCAGCAATATCGAACGAGGCCGTGAATTAGCTCGTCACCTGGAATCCGGAGCGGTCTTCATTAATGGCATGACCGCGTCAGATCCTCGCCTGCCTTTTGGGGGCGTCAAACGCAGCGGCTATGGTCGCGAGCTTTCCTCATTTGGCATTCACGAATTTGTGAATATTCAGACCGTCTGGATCGGCCCTACCGTCAACCCGGCGCCTACGAAGACTCCAAGCGAGTAG
- the crtI gene encoding phytoene desaturase family protein, with the protein MMQLLSHDRAGLMTSERYHGKVIVIGGGFGGLAAAIRLQAAGHAVTLVEAREKLGGRAYQLKEDGFTFDTGPTLITAPHLLEDLWATAGRSLKEDVPIIPLSPFYRIYFRDGRHFDYWGTAAEDEAEIARFEPRDVAGYRAFLVDTQRIYRRAFADLANQPFLTAGAMLRVAPELVRLGAQRSVYAFVSRYFRNPQLRMVFSFHPLFIGGNPFRASAIYSIVPYLERVGGVHFAMGGMYTLVEAMACLFRSLGGEVRCGMPVEQLILKARRVTGVRLVDGTAFEADVVVANSDVASTLLTLLPASYRSQPTSSRMKRYRYSMSCFLLYLGLNRRYEHLRHHTIFMPDRYQQLIRAIFDGQGIPGDLALYLHAPTKTDPSMAPPGDESLYVLAPVPNLGHGIDWTREAPTFRNRIIRFLEQEAGLHGLENSIITEHTFTPLDFASELGSHLGAAFSIEPTLFQSAYFRPHNRSNDIGGLYFVGAGTHPGAGVPGVLLSADITSRLVIDDLAKMRKSRL; encoded by the coding sequence ATGATGCAGCTACTTTCTCATGATCGTGCCGGTTTGATGACGAGCGAGCGTTATCATGGCAAGGTAATCGTTATCGGTGGTGGATTTGGGGGTCTTGCCGCTGCCATTCGCTTACAAGCTGCCGGGCACGCTGTTACGCTTGTAGAGGCCCGTGAAAAGCTGGGGGGCCGAGCCTACCAGTTGAAGGAAGACGGGTTCACCTTTGATACGGGACCCACGCTGATTACCGCGCCACATTTGCTGGAGGATCTATGGGCTACTGCCGGTCGAAGTCTGAAAGAAGATGTGCCGATTATTCCCCTTAGCCCTTTCTATCGCATCTACTTCCGCGATGGACGCCATTTTGATTACTGGGGAACGGCCGCCGAGGACGAGGCGGAGATCGCCCGGTTTGAGCCACGCGATGTAGCAGGCTATCGCGCCTTTCTTGTCGATACACAACGCATTTACCGGCGCGCATTTGCGGATCTGGCCAATCAGCCTTTCCTCACGGCAGGAGCAATGCTGCGGGTTGCGCCGGAGTTAGTGCGCCTCGGCGCACAGCGCAGTGTTTACGCTTTTGTCTCGCGCTACTTCCGCAATCCACAGCTCCGCATGGTCTTCTCATTCCACCCGCTTTTCATCGGAGGTAATCCTTTCCGCGCCAGCGCCATCTACAGCATCGTGCCCTATCTCGAGCGGGTTGGCGGCGTGCATTTCGCGATGGGTGGAATGTACACGCTCGTCGAAGCAATGGCCTGCCTGTTTCGCTCGCTCGGCGGTGAAGTCCGTTGCGGTATGCCCGTCGAGCAACTTATTCTCAAAGCGCGGCGTGTGACGGGAGTCCGGCTGGTAGATGGGACAGCGTTCGAGGCTGATGTTGTGGTCGCTAATAGCGATGTTGCCTCTACCCTTCTCACACTCTTGCCAGCATCATACCGTTCCCAGCCTACGAGTAGCCGTATGAAACGGTACCGCTACTCTATGAGCTGCTTCCTGTTGTACCTGGGGTTAAACCGCCGGTATGAACACTTGCGCCATCACACGATCTTTATGCCTGATCGCTATCAGCAGTTGATTCGCGCTATTTTCGACGGTCAAGGCATTCCGGGCGACCTGGCGCTCTACTTGCACGCTCCGACGAAGACCGATCCATCGATGGCACCACCGGGCGATGAAAGCCTCTATGTACTCGCACCGGTACCTAACCTGGGGCATGGCATTGACTGGACACGCGAGGCACCCACTTTCCGTAATAGGATCATTCGCTTTCTGGAACAGGAAGCGGGCCTGCATGGATTAGAGAACAGCATTATAACCGAACATACCTTCACGCCGCTCGATTTCGCATCCGAACTGGGCAGCCACCTGGGAGCAGCGTTCTCGATTGAGCCAACGCTCTTCCAGTCTGCCTACTTCCGACCCCATAATCGCTCCAATGATATTGGAGGATTGTATTTCGTAGGAGCGGGCACCCATCCTGGCGCCGGTGTTCCGGGGGTCTTACTCTCTGCTGATATTACGAGCCGCCTGGTGATTGACGATCTGGCGAAAATGAGAAAGTCCAGGTTATAA
- a CDS encoding carotenoid biosynthesis protein, producing MRTIKILFVCHLAALLFGLGGLLIALPHPELWANSPFAVEVFNFGIVYAGSLHILFGAAAVLLFGLFMVGTRKTLIFFAVATTIPLSMELLGTSTGFPFGPYSYTSFLGWKVAGLVPYSIPLSWFYMGFTSYILANVIVAGLRLRHRTGWSLALGVYFLTVWDLSLDPAMASQSLPIHFWIWHQGGPYFGMPISNLVGWSLTGLIYMGLSRLLWRANLDAQAVATWFPFGVYAANTGFAIALNLSVGLWIPVLVAIVLGLLPASLALLFKPTRKMRQVAATSEPRVSIARRLSLLTVYTGSRMLTRRKVRVMVEGLEYVPRSGPVLIVARHFHHLYDGCVLLETVPRRLHILVALDWVQKRWLRRLMEWACAMVDWPALLRIERLGEAEDTINRVSIAASSAYVRGEFGRYLRRAARDSVQLLRNGEALVIFPEAYPNIDPAPTPKKDKDAFLPFRPGFARLVEMAERDGNTRVSIIPAGFTYVQGERWYITLRFGPALFRDDYPDSTHLLQAIEKRVRGLSNQIAGSACSHTEEAIQL from the coding sequence ATGAGAACTATTAAAATCCTCTTTGTCTGTCACCTGGCGGCCCTGCTATTTGGCCTCGGCGGTCTCCTGATCGCGCTGCCACACCCTGAACTGTGGGCGAACAGTCCTTTCGCGGTGGAAGTATTCAATTTTGGCATCGTCTACGCGGGGTCGCTGCACATCCTCTTCGGGGCTGCGGCAGTGCTGCTCTTCGGCCTGTTCATGGTTGGCACGCGCAAGACGCTCATATTCTTTGCCGTCGCAACCACGATCCCTTTAAGCATGGAATTGCTCGGAACCAGCACAGGATTCCCTTTCGGGCCTTATTCCTACACAAGTTTTCTTGGCTGGAAAGTGGCCGGCCTTGTTCCTTACTCTATTCCCCTGTCGTGGTTCTACATGGGGTTTACCTCGTATATCCTGGCAAATGTGATTGTTGCCGGCTTACGGCTTCGCCATCGTACAGGCTGGTCGTTGGCACTGGGGGTCTATTTCCTGACGGTCTGGGATCTCTCTTTGGACCCGGCGATGGCCAGTCAAAGCCTGCCCATCCACTTCTGGATATGGCACCAGGGTGGCCCTTACTTCGGCATGCCAATCAGTAACCTGGTTGGATGGTCGCTGACCGGCCTGATTTACATGGGACTCAGTCGCCTGCTCTGGCGTGCTAATCTTGATGCGCAGGCTGTAGCGACGTGGTTTCCATTCGGCGTATATGCCGCGAACACCGGCTTTGCCATTGCCCTGAACCTGAGTGTGGGACTCTGGATTCCCGTGCTGGTAGCTATAGTACTCGGGCTGCTCCCTGCATCGCTGGCTCTACTGTTCAAACCAACTAGAAAAATGCGGCAGGTGGCTGCAACAAGTGAACCCAGGGTTTCAATTGCCAGGCGCCTCTCGCTGCTAACGGTGTACACTGGTAGCCGGATGCTTACCCGCCGCAAGGTGCGGGTGATGGTCGAGGGGCTGGAATACGTACCGCGCTCTGGCCCGGTGCTAATCGTCGCGCGCCACTTTCATCATCTCTATGATGGATGCGTTCTGCTCGAAACTGTCCCACGACGTCTACACATTCTGGTAGCACTTGACTGGGTTCAGAAGCGCTGGCTACGCAGGCTGATGGAGTGGGCGTGTGCTATGGTTGATTGGCCTGCGCTGTTGCGCATCGAGAGGCTTGGAGAGGCTGAAGATACGATAAATCGCGTCTCTATAGCGGCCAGTAGTGCATATGTGCGAGGCGAGTTCGGGCGCTACCTGCGGCGAGCAGCCAGGGACTCGGTTCAATTGCTACGCAATGGCGAGGCGCTAGTGATTTTTCCAGAGGCGTATCCCAACATTGACCCTGCACCCACACCGAAGAAGGATAAGGACGCTTTTCTTCCATTCCGCCCAGGCTTTGCCAGGTTGGTAGAGATGGCAGAGAGAGATGGGAACACCAGGGTGTCCATCATACCAGCGGGATTTACCTATGTCCAAGGGGAGCGCTGGTATATCACGCTGCGCTTCGGCCCGGCGCTCTTCCGTGATGACTATCCCGACTCTACCCACCTGTTGCAGGCGATTGAGAAACGGGTACGCGGTCTCTCGAATCAAATAGCCGGTTCTGCATGTTCCCATACTGAGGAGGCCATTCAACTATGA
- a CDS encoding glycosyltransferase family 2 protein — MKTKRIFSFLEPMIVVAQAFLGIRVILRLLRSAGGERISPKEALVAGEERVSVIVPVLNEYDRLSPCLEGLIVQSAEVNEIVVVDGGSDDGTQELVDIYTGRDARVRLVNASPIPSNWNGKAWGLQVGLHSADPDSRWILTVDADVRPGALLTRALLGRAKRGGLSALSIATQQEINGIGEGLLHPSLLATLVYRFGIPGKAFTRVDEVQANGQCFLFRRDALEACGGFLEARNSVCEDVTIARTLVARGYSTGFYEAGDLVSVKMYADWRDTWRNWPRSLPMHDQYSGINTLLGWLEVALVQALPLPLFLFLVIGHARRSRFMVLNGGLTAMRIGVLFGIARAYCRHPWSYWLSPLCDIPVTIQLARSALQRRHIWRGRILVRGETL, encoded by the coding sequence TTGAAGACTAAGAGAATCTTCAGTTTCCTGGAGCCAATGATCGTTGTTGCACAGGCTTTCCTGGGTATACGCGTCATCTTGCGTTTGCTCCGTAGCGCAGGAGGAGAGCGTATCTCGCCCAAAGAGGCATTGGTCGCTGGCGAGGAGCGTGTTTCTGTCATTGTACCGGTGCTTAACGAGTATGACAGGCTCTCACCATGCCTGGAAGGACTGATTGTCCAGAGTGCAGAAGTAAACGAGATTGTGGTGGTGGATGGCGGCTCAGATGATGGTACGCAAGAATTGGTTGATATTTACACGGGGCGTGATGCACGCGTGCGCCTCGTGAATGCGAGTCCCATCCCTTCGAACTGGAACGGCAAAGCCTGGGGATTGCAGGTCGGATTGCATTCTGCCGACCCTGACTCGCGCTGGATTCTCACAGTGGACGCTGATGTTCGCCCTGGCGCTCTACTGACGCGCGCGCTGCTTGGGCGAGCAAAACGAGGCGGGCTCTCGGCTCTAAGTATAGCAACGCAGCAAGAGATCAATGGCATTGGTGAGGGACTATTGCATCCCTCACTACTCGCCACGCTGGTTTATCGCTTTGGCATACCCGGAAAGGCCTTCACGCGCGTAGACGAAGTACAGGCGAATGGACAGTGCTTCCTGTTTCGCAGGGATGCGCTGGAAGCATGCGGTGGCTTTCTGGAGGCCCGGAACTCTGTCTGTGAAGACGTTACGATTGCGCGAACGCTTGTGGCAAGAGGCTATTCCACCGGTTTTTACGAGGCCGGCGATCTTGTGAGCGTCAAAATGTACGCTGATTGGCGCGATACCTGGCGCAACTGGCCTCGCTCGCTTCCAATGCATGATCAATACTCAGGCATAAATACGTTGCTTGGATGGCTCGAAGTGGCGCTGGTGCAGGCACTACCACTACCGCTATTCCTCTTTCTCGTGATTGGACATGCGCGACGTAGCAGGTTTATGGTGCTGAATGGCGGACTAACGGCTATGCGTATAGGAGTACTCTTTGGCATCGCCCGGGCGTATTGCCGCCATCCCTGGTCTTACTGGCTCTCACCGCTCTGTGACATACCTGTGACTATTCAGTTGGCGAGAAGCGCATTGCAACGTCGCCACATCTGGCGTGGTCGTATTCTGGTTCGTGGAGAAACGTTATGA
- a CDS encoding phytoene/squalene synthase family protein, with amino-acid sequence MRMVEIGKKDTGSIEPAGKQCEAGILSQQWLTTSSSSDEGLLATHGRTFHFAARFLPPKHRQLVITLYAFFRTLDDLVDKPVEGRRLEDIRLELDAWKDWFISGCLLPAPREPLGARLAAVLAERPVPIPIFLDFLDGLASDLEPGEIRDFSELYCYCYRVAGTVGLAMAYILGVKSSQGLAAAQSLGIGMQLTNILRDVGGDLASGRIYLPQEDLERFGSSSAHLIQLYQNQHGPDDRFCAMMRYQVARAHRYYVHGMSGIWLLPRNCRLPILVAGRLYRRILRAIEGKHYDVLRSRAATSFPEKLWEAAIAFTLDQLWRCGEGTTSSEVEVVFED; translated from the coding sequence ATGAGAATGGTAGAGATAGGCAAAAAAGATACCGGAAGCATCGAACCGGCAGGGAAACAATGCGAGGCCGGTATCCTTTCGCAACAATGGCTTACCACTTCAAGCAGTTCAGATGAGGGGCTCCTGGCAACTCATGGACGGACATTCCATTTTGCTGCGCGCTTTCTACCGCCGAAGCATCGACAACTGGTGATTACTCTCTATGCTTTTTTTCGTACATTGGATGACCTGGTAGATAAACCGGTGGAGGGTCGCCGGCTCGAGGATATTCGTTTAGAACTGGATGCCTGGAAGGACTGGTTCATATCGGGCTGCCTGCTTCCCGCGCCACGGGAACCTCTTGGAGCGAGGCTGGCCGCTGTACTGGCTGAACGTCCCGTTCCCATTCCCATCTTCCTGGACTTTCTTGATGGGCTTGCATCAGACCTGGAGCCGGGAGAGATTCGCGACTTTAGCGAACTCTACTGCTACTGCTACCGCGTCGCGGGAACGGTGGGGCTGGCTATGGCCTATATCCTGGGTGTCAAATCCTCTCAAGGGCTGGCCGCTGCGCAAAGTCTGGGAATTGGGATGCAACTGACGAATATCCTGCGGGATGTAGGAGGCGATCTCGCTTCTGGTCGTATCTACCTGCCACAGGAGGACCTGGAACGTTTCGGTAGTTCGAGCGCCCATCTGATCCAGCTATACCAGAATCAGCACGGGCCAGATGATCGCTTCTGCGCCATGATGCGTTACCAGGTTGCACGTGCTCACCGCTACTATGTTCATGGTATGTCGGGCATCTGGCTACTTCCTCGCAACTGCCGATTGCCCATACTCGTGGCAGGCCGGCTCTATCGCCGCATACTCAGAGCGATAGAGGGGAAACATTACGACGTACTGCGCTCCCGTGCGGCGACCAGCTTTCCAGAGAAACTATGGGAGGCTGCTATCGCTTTTACACTCGATCAGCTCTGGCGCTGTGGAGAGGGCACCACCAGTAGCGAAGTGGAGGTAGTCTTTGAAGACTAA